attttgtaaaaatgaaatattttgatttaataaatattttaaaatggtTTTatctaatttatataatattctgtTTAAGaattgaataaatatattatctggtaaatttttttttattttatataaattatttataatatattcatgaAATACATTACTTACAGAAAAGagattatatattcttatagatataaaatgataaaaagcATCTAGAAAATTATGAAACATCTTTTTTTCTAGAATATcaaaattttgttttatttcttcaagatattttttatattcatatatatttaaaaaattatttattctatgaaaagaaatatataataaacatgtTATCTCAGAATCACCAATCAAATCTGATATATTATTCCAATGATATCTAAATTCATCTTTTacaataattaataatttttttactaCACTATTCATATATTCCTCCATAAATTCACGATTGCTATGAAAACACCATATTCtagattttattttttttaataattctatGAATATATCACTATATTCATTAATGCAATCATTTTCatctaatataatattattttttaattttatacagCACTTTTTATTTGACATATCgtttaatatatctataagaaattctttttcatttaacaTAAAGAAATCTCTAATATAAATAccatcatttattttttcattcatattaataatattttcttcgcTACTTAATTGTacgtttttatttttcaataatTCGTTATTTTGTAAATGTTGAGTTGTATTATTATGAGCATTATCatgattaatattattaatactatcattattgttattattattattattattatcattatcattattattattatcattatcattattattacaattattatcTCGATTTGTGTTTTCATTTTCCATAGGATTCAATTTGACATATGTATTATTGTAAAAATCATCTAACAAATGTTTACAATTATCCCTATCATATAACCAccattttttgtatattaaaaaaatttgttgcataaaatttaaaaacgATTTTTTGATATCAtccttattattttcatcaaaagtatataaatgaataaaataggTTATTCTACTTAATATGTACAATCGACATTCTGTTATAAtttcataatttaatttttccaacaccattttataattacttATGTCTTCAAAcaatatttgtttttcttcttccttcatacaattatatatattataataaatatgtgtatTCTTACTGGGCCAcctatcattaatattaaaattattattcaaaagGTAAGAATGGGgagaattttttatttcatcacttataggatgaaaataattatcattattataaaaattgtcattatttttattattattattattattattattattatgttccaCAGATTGTTTCATTTGATCCCTTTCGTATTTCACATCAGAGGATACACTACTCATTGCAGTtgtttcctttttataaCTTAAGGTTGTATGATTTCCATCCATAGTGtcaatattattcatattacgCATAATagctttatatttattattataagtaaACATATACTCTAATGTTTGtttcaatattatattattatttttaaaattttccaTATGAGCGTAATTTAATAAcatctttaaaatataattacttATAATAgattgataaaataaatacttaAGTCCCCATTCAGGTTTATCAAATTTGAATAGTggacttttattattttgaaaaaaggaacgaaaaatattaattatactGCTAGCTAATTCTTGTATGTAAAAAGATGATGAATAATACTTTTGtttaacaaataatatattttcattatcttctttttcctctgtaatacatatatttattttttctatataattacaacatattaaaatgttaataaattctagactttctttttttatcaaacCCATATATTCCTTATCAAATATAACACTgctatttattttatcgtgaaatttattcatatggcgattataataaagaagtcttctttttttttcttcatttttttgtgCTACATTATTAGTTTTGACTGTATTTATAAATGTGGTGGAATGGTTTATATCTGTATTTTCATaacttttataataattagatatatcatcatcatcaataTTGTCATCACATGTATAAtcacatatattatcattatcatcacacATATCATCATATACATCTTCGTTATTCTCATTCATATCCATGTCATTTATAACGTCCTCTAGAGAGTTTGTTGATACATACGAAATATTATTACCCCAATTTATACTTGATAGTAACAACTTtgatttgtttatataatattctgcTAACAATGGAATGAAGAAttctataattttaataacttgctttttaaaattttttttaaaaatatgtaatatatttactatatctaaaataatatttaatgatTCATCATATTTCCTATTAACTGCACATTTTTTTGCATAATCTAAACTAattaatgtattttttacacagataatatattgtttttgtttgattaatttttttattattttcatttcatttaacatatattccattgtattattactattttcttcttcaacaatatgtatatttcctaattctttttttatattatatatagtatcTAAATTGtcttgtttcttttttattactttatCAGCTTCTTTatctaattcttttttaatcTCATCAATttctaatttatatttattaatatatttatcaataaCATTATAAACTGATATTATATCTATACTTTTCAATTGATCATGTTGTAAATAATTGGCTAGTATCAACATATcctttgatatattattaagacttttattttctttcaacaaattatatatatttctttgatcttcttctcttttattaaaattgtcTATTGAATATTTactaatatttatttcttcattttcatcataaatataatatgataaattcattttattttcatcctttattttcttttttaaaaaattggaCAAGTATTCCTTGATTCGTTCCTTTTTATCTTCCTCATCTTTTAATTTAACGATTTTCTccttatgtaaatataaagcATTCTTCAGTACCTTttctaaattatatttattatattcaatttCTTCAATTTCGGTTTCTCTTTTCTCGTTATCTTTATCTTTACGATCAAAATAACTTGCTAAAaacatttcttttatatgtatttattcaaattcttattttattttattcttattataattatatttttttatgtaatataaatcatttgCTCAATTAATCAAGGGAAAATaggaatgaaaaaataaattaaaataaaataaaataatatattcttacaTTTGCTTaaatttttccattttttttttttttttttttttttttttttgttataaaaataatagctatattttttattgagAAGTTACAGTTTGAAATAcatcaatataatatatattaatttaatatatatattattacatttttatgtacgtattaaaattatatatatatataatatatatataatgtacatatttttttatatacctATTTTTCTGTACgccttatttttaaattgtatatattaagtacgtattaaaaatgatattgggtaaaaataaaataaaaataaaaataaaattttcctGTAGAAAatgattattaaaaaaaaaaaaaaaagaaattaaataattcgaGGAAGAAatgtatgcatatatatatatatatatatatattattacataccTTAtagtataaattatatattaaagatgtgtttatatttcattttgtgtttttttgtttttgatattaacaaatgataaaaaattataaaaaaacttttgaaataaaaatatatatatgtatatatatatatatatatatatatatatatatatatatatttatatttggaattttttttttttttttattgaaaCACAAGataaatcatttatatttaaaaatgaacatcattataataaatataatttgaaatatatttacctataattttttttttttttttatgattgtCACATGTTCATAATTTATTGTTAAATAAATGATCTGTTATAAATTTACCTTttgaattttataaaattaatttgtttcttatttatttgaacAACATGTaagttatattattatttttcattccATTTCATTtacaatatttaaatttccatatattgttatttttgtttttgtgtatattattaatatatgagtgacatttttttgatattttatttatccataagattattaatacataaataacaTTTACATTTcagaacatatatatacatatacatatacctATACTTGTTAAATTGTACATAAAcctgtaaatatatatatatatatatatatttatattagcaTTCTCTTTGTGACGTGTAACTATATGAAGATGTTCTTGTCTACTCCTTAATGTATTAAGGAagtgaaataatatatacatatatatattatttattttattattattttttttttgtcttttgTTTCATCGTATTATATCTCATTATTCGTCTTCccaataaaaatttatatactttataaatccatttttataaaaaaatgatagaAATATTTTGTACTGCAATTGTTGTGATCACCATATTGATTGTGGGGGTATTTGTTTTTATGATTATAGGAaccagaaaaaaaaaattaatattagataatatgttttatataaatagcAAGTATAAAATTGATCTGGATAAAATCATtgtgaaaatgaaaaacaaaaatgtaaTTAATATTGATGATGTAGATGATGAGGAATTATTGGCTATCTTATTTACATCTAAacaatttgaaaaaatattaaaaaataatgaagatagcaaatatttagaaaataaagTTTTCTGTAGTGTGTTCCTTGAACCAAGTACAAGAACAAGATGTTCTTTTGATGCTGCAATTTTAAAATTAGGTTCCAAGGTTTTAAATATCACTGATATGAATTCTACTTCTTTTTATAAGGGAGAAACTGTTGAAGATGCCTTTAAGATATTGTCAACATACGTGGACGGAATTATATACAGAGATCCATCAAAGGTAAGAGAATAAAtctaattaatatataaactgaaagtttattattactaaataaataaatatatgtacatatatatatatatatgtatgttattgtaattatttatttatttgttcattttaCTTTTTAGAAAAATGTCGATCTTGCTGTTTCTTCTTCAAGCAAGCCAATTATTAATGCCGGTAATGGAACAGGGGAACATCCAACTCAGTCTCTCTTAGATTTTTATACAATTCATAATTACTTCCCATTTATTCTAgatagaaatataaataaaaaacttAATATAGCCTTCGTTGGAGACTTGAAAAATGGAAGAACTGTACATTCACTTAGCAAACTACTTAGCAGATACAACGTCagttttaattttgtttcaTGTAAATCGTTGAATATTCCTAAAGATATAGTAAATACAGTTACCtataacttaaaaaaaaacaatttttaTAGCGATGATTCTATcaaatattttgataatttaGAGGAAGGCATAAAAGAcgttcatataatttatatgactAGAATACAAAAAGAAAGATTTAATGATGTAGATGAATATAATCAATATAAAAACGCATTCATTCTGagtaataaaattttagaaAACACAAGAGACGATACAAaggtaatattatttaaaaaaaaaaaattaaaatttatatttacgtaaaatttcatatttattttatatatgaagatataatatttaatacat
This region of Plasmodium sp. gorilla clade G2 genome assembly, chromosome: 13 genomic DNA includes:
- a CDS encoding aspartate carbamoyltransferase encodes the protein MIEIFCTAIVVITILIVGVFVFMIIGTRKKKLILDNMFYINSKYKIDLDKIIVKMKNKNVINIDDVDDEELLAILFTSKQFEKILKNNEDSKYLENKVFCSVFLEPSTRTRCSFDAAILKLGSKVLNITDMNSTSFYKGETVEDAFKILSTYVDGIIYRDPSKKNVDLAVSSSSKPIINAGNGTGEHPTQSLLDFYTIHNYFPFILDRNINKKLNIAFVGDLKNGRTVHSLSKLLSRYNVSFNFVSCKSLNIPKDIVNTVTYNLKKNNFYSDDSIKYFDNLEEGIKDVHIIYMTRIQKERFNDVDEYNQYKNAFILSNKILENTRDDTKILHPLPRVNEIKVEVDSNPKSVYFTQAENGLYVRMALLYLIFSSNS